From the genome of Populus alba chromosome 10, ASM523922v2, whole genome shotgun sequence, one region includes:
- the LOC118048786 gene encoding F-box/kelch-repeat protein At1g67480 — protein sequence MSGFTSKKRFLDTSMSFSTLITHENHQVYSNGNRLLASRVANDIDSSILPGLPDDVAKYCLALVPRRYLPAMGAVCKKWRSFLKTKEFITVRKLAGLLEEWLFVLTMDSEGKESHWVVLDCLGLKRQLLPPMPGFTKAGFGVVVLNGKLLVMAGYSVIDGTGTASADVYEYDCYLNSWSKLSAMNVARYDFACAEVNGKVYAAGGYGTGRDSLSSVEMYDPETGSWTLIESLRRPRWGCFACGFDGKLYVMGGRSTFTIGNSRFVEVYDPEKHTWCEMKNGRVMVTAHAVLRKKLFCMEWKNQRKLSIFNPEDNSWKTVAVPLTGNSNIDFRFGILDGKLLLFSPEEEPGYRTLLYDPNASPGSEWCTSEIKPSARCLCCVTIKA from the exons ATGTCTGGTTTTACGAGTAAGAAGAGATTCTTAGACACAAGCATGTCTTTCTCCACTTTGATCACACATGAAAACCATCAAGTGTATTCAAATGGCAACCGTCTACTAGCTTCGCGGGTTGCTAATGATATTGATAGCTCCATTCTACCTGGATTGCCTGATGATGTGGCAAAGTATTGCCTTGCACTTGTTCCTCGCCGCTACCTCCCAGCTATGGGTGCTGTTTGCAAGAAATGGAGGTCGTTTCTTAAAACCAAAGAGTTCATCACTGTGCGAAAATTAGCTGGCTTGCTTGAAGAATGGCTTTTTGTATTAACTATGGATTCTGAAGGAAAAGAAAGCCACTGGGTGGTTTTGGACTGTTTGGGACTCAAACGTCAGCTTCTTCCACCTATGCCTGGTTTTACAAAGGCTGGGTTCGGGGTAGTTGTTCTAAACGGAAAGCTTCTTGTCATGGCTGGCTATTCAGTGATCGACGGGACTGGAACTGCTTCAGCAGATGTTTACGAATATGATTGTTACCTCAACAG TTGGAGCAAATTGTCAGCCATGAATGTTGCTCGGTATGATTTTGCCTGTGCAGAGGTTAATGGCAAGGTTTATGCTGCTGGGGGGTATGGAACGGGTAGAGATAGTCTCTCCAGTGTTGAGATGTATGATCCTGAGACTGGCAGTTGGACCCTGATAGAAAGTCTTCGCCGCCCAAGATGGGGCTGCTTTGCCTGTGGCTTTGACGGCAAGCTTTATGTCATGGGAGGAAGGTCAACCTTCACTATAGGCAATTCAAGGTTTGTGGAGGTGTACGATCCAGAGAAGCACACCTGGTGTGAGATGAAGAATGGTCGTGTGATGGTTACTGCCCATGCTGTTCTGAGAAAGAAGCTCTTCTGTATGGAGTGGAAGAACCAGCGGAAGTTATCAATATTCAATCCAGAGGACAATTCATGGAAAACGGTAGCAGTTCCGTTGACTGGGAACTCAAACATAGATTTCCGGTTTGGAATCCTTGACGGAAAACTTCTATTATTCTCGCCGGAGGAGGAGCCAGGTTATCGTACTCTTTTGTATGATCCTAATGCTTCTCCAGGTTCCGAATGGTGCACTTCTGAGATAAAGCCATCTGCACGCTGCTTGTGCTGTGTGACCATTAAGGCGTGA
- the LOC118048785 gene encoding signal peptidase complex subunit 1-like, translating to MDWQGQKQAELWMQILLLVFAAAALATGYIIGSFRMMMLIYAGGVVFTTLVTVPNWPFFNRHPLKWLDPSEAEKHPKPQKAVVSKDKKKSSRK from the coding sequence ATGGATTGGCAAGGACAGAAACAAGCGGAGCTATGGATGCAGATACTGCTGTTAGTTTTCGCGGCGGCGGCTTTAGCTACAGGTTATATAATAGGATCGTTTCGAATGATGATGCTAATTTACGCCGGTGGAGTGGTTTTCACCACACTGGTTActgtccctaattggcccttctTCAATCGCCATCCTCTCAAGTGGTTGGACCCAAGCGAAGCTGAGAAGCACCCTAAGCCACAGAAGGCTGTGGTTTCCAAGGACAAGAAGAAATCGTCCAGGAAGTAG
- the LOC118048784 gene encoding probable nucleoredoxin 1-1, with protein MATEDVSLDLSTLLSSEERDFLIRNNGDQVKVSNLVGKIVGFYFSGSWCGPCRNFTPLLVEVYEQLSSKGDFEVRVSDLVGKNILLYFSAQWCPPCRAFLPKLIEAYHTIKGKGNAFEVIFISSDSDQSTFDEFYSEMPWLALPFGDERKQILSRKFKIKGIPAAVAIGPSGRTITKEARMHLTAYGADAFPFTEEHLKQLEEEIEEKAKGWPEKVKHELHTEHELIRAKRKACICKGCRETGYSWSFYCKECDFDLHPKCALKEDEKNSNELTLFEVKVRIFVIYIQRNYKKVRL; from the exons ATGGCCACCGAAGACGTTTCTCTCGACCTTTCAACGCTTCTTTCTTCAGAAGAGAGGGACTTTCTCATCCGCAACAATGGTGATCAG GTTAAGGTCAGCAATTTGGTTGGGAAGATTGTGGGGTTCTACTTCTCTGGTTCGTGGTGCGGCCCATGCCGTAATTTCACTCCTTTGTTGGTAGAAGTCTATGAACAGCTATCATCCAAAGGCGACTTTGAG GTCCGAGTGTCTGATCTAGTTGGAAAGAACATTCTTCTTTACTTCTCAGCTCAATGGTGCCCTCCTTGTCGTGCCTTTTTGCCCAAGCTAATTGAAGCATATCACACAATTAAAGGAAAAGGCAATGCATTTGAGGTGATCTTCATCTCAAGTGACAGCGATCAATCCACCTTTGACGAGTTCTATTCAGAAATGCCTTGGTTAGCCCTTCCATTTGGTGATGAAAGGAAACAAATCCTGAGTcggaaattcaaaattaaaggcATTCCTGCAGCTGTAGCGATTGGCCCAAGTGGCCGGACCATTACGAAGGAAGCTCGGATGCACTTGACAGCTTACGGGGCAGATGCTTTTCCATTTACCGAGGAGCATCTAAAGCAATTGGAGGAGGAGATTGAGGAAAAGGCAAAGGGGTGGCCAGAGAAAGTGAAACACGAACTTCATACTGAGCATGAGCTGATACGTGCTAAACGCAAAGCATGTATTTGCAAGGGCTGTCGTGAAACAGGGTATAGTTGGTCTTTCTATTGCAAAGAATGTGACTTTGATCTTCACCCCAAGTGTGCATTGAAGGAAGatgaaaaaaactcaaatgagTTAACTTTGTTTGAAGTGAAAGTAagaatttttgttatatatattcaaagaaaCTACAAAAAGGTAAGGTTATGA
- the LOC140956005 gene encoding probable nucleoredoxin 1-2: MPWLALPFGDGRKQLLSRKFKIQGIPAAVAIGPSGRTITKEARMHLTAYGADAFPFTEEHLKQLEEEIEEKAKGWPEKVKHELHTEHELIRAKRKAYICKGCRETGYSWSFYCKQCDFDLHPKCALKDDEDTGSEKGKEGWVCDGDVCRRA; this comes from the coding sequence ATGCCTTGGTTGGCCCTTCCATTTGGTGATGGAAGGAAACAACTCCTGAGTcgtaaattcaaaattcaaggcATTCCTGCAGCTGTAGCGATTGGCCCAAGTGGCCGGACCATTACGAAGGAAGCTCGGATGCACCTGACAGCTTACGGGGCAGATGCTTTTCCATTTACCGAGGAACATCTAAAGCAATTGGAGGAGGAGATTGAGGAAAAGGCAAAGGGGTGGCCAGAGAAAGTGAAACACGAACTTCATACTGAGCATGAGCTGATACGTGCTAAACGCAAAGCATATATTTGCAAGGGCTGTCGTGAAACAGGGTATAGTTGGTCTTTCTATTGCAAACAATGTGACTTTGATCTTCACCCCAAGTGTGCTTTGAAGGACGATGAAGATACTGGAAgtgaaaagggaaaggaaggaTGGGTTTGCGATGGAGATGTGTGCCGCAGAGCTTAA